From Drosophila virilis strain 15010-1051.87 chromosome X, Dvir_AGI_RSII-ME, whole genome shotgun sequence, the proteins below share one genomic window:
- the LOC6636071 gene encoding uncharacterized protein — MNALRNIFTSRTLNYLRQNGQNAILNATQQPAPVPLSDADADKSLKDAQRSTALSIPRSILDACRFTAKPFEITGNAAGAKPKGSLSPTTLKRFRRMQRRMEIVYLCKLCNTRNTKTISEEAYYSGVVILQCDGCAVDHLIKDNLGLFANSDGSSMNIDEVLSKRQERVRIIKVNEHGELI, encoded by the coding sequence ATGAATGCATTGCGCAATATTTTTACATCGCGTACCCTCAACTATCTACGCCAGAATGGACAGAACGCGATCCTCAATGCCACACAACAGCCAGCGCCAGTGCCGTTGTCCGATGCCGATGCGGACAAATCGCTGAAGGATGCCCAACGCTCAACGGCGCTCTCGATACCGCGCTCCATACTCGACGCCTGCCGTTTTACGGCCAAGCCGTTTGAGATAACCGGCAATGCCGCTGGGGCTAAGCCAAAGGGTTCATTGTCGCCGACAACCCTGAAACGGTTCCGTCGCATGCAGCGCCGCATGGAGATCGTCTACCTGTGCAAGCTGTGCAATACGCGCAACACGAAGACCATCAGCGAGGAGGCCTACTACAGCGGTGTGGTCATACTTCAGTGCGATGGCTGTGCCGTCGATCATCTGATCAAGGACAATCTGGGCCTGTTCGCCAATAGTGATGGCAGCAGCATGAATATCGATGAGGTGCTATCGAAGCGACAGGAGCGAGTGCGCATCATCAAAGTGAACGAGCACGGTGAACTAAtctag
- the mldr gene encoding mitochondrial ribonuclease P catalytic subunit: MYNLRVLRLLRHSLITKSTAGTAMTQSPPYRLLASQHKRRPQLGAVPSDQLEQLKADYFERSSELSNDEWDRVRSTLTDSYKYINDSNVDAVVLGMCSSAEKLPLAKSYLSYLQAQGIKPNAATLGRMLRVYNAAYHTRTLSDEEQAEIVHICDTLQGAHEILDASSCEHLIHGLVATEQHWQRAVPLLEMMKVTSAPSVTAYSTLAAKAFAAEQPELAWRLLEEMLQARKLPKCEVYLAHLAQSAQQVQTLGAQLERLLCFLERHDIVISDLVAQQLLALAQRLPQQLQATTTRLDRMGKCGACQQHLQHVAISDAQFAELRESFLAKVLIRNDVFQKSTPQEVARFKQYVEQTAPYDCVIDGLNVAYSTGNKKPPQQLAKLLATVVRYFKERRKRVLVLGRQHMRNWSRPAMQYIQNNASVFLTNNLTHDDPFLLYATLHSGQDTDFFSRDLMRSHAFLLGSELKAIFRRWQQEHQYSLVTQTQTGQIIVKEPIRYRLSAHKVGNVWHVPCCEVYTVNPSESFEVPEKWLCLSIAPNVV, translated from the exons ATGTACAATTTACGTGTACTGCGTCTACTGCGCCACAGTTTGATCACAAAGAGCACTGCTGGGACAGCAATGACACAGTCACCGCCATACCGTCTGCTGGCCAGTCAACACAAGCGAAGGCCCCAACTGGGTGCAGTGCCTTCGGATCAGCTGGAACAGCTGAAGGCTGACTATTTTGAACGGAGCAGCGAGCTGAGCAACGACGAATGGGATCGGGTGCGTAGCACACTGACCGACAGCTATAAATACATCAATGACAGCAACGTGGACGCCGTCGTACTGGGCATGTGCAGCAGTGCAGAGAAGCTGCCGTTGGCCAAAAGCTATCTGAGCTATCTGCAGGCGCAGGGCATTAAGCCCAATGCAGCGACATTGGGTCGTATGCTGCGCGTTTATAACGCCGCCTACCACACACGCACGCTCAGCGACGAGGAGCAAGCGGAAATTGTACACATCTGTGACACGCTGCAGGGCGCCCACGAGATTTTGGATGCCAGCAGCTGTGAGCATTTGATACACGGCCTGGTAGCAACCGAGCAGCACTGGCAGCGCGCTGTGCCACTGCTGGAGATGATGAAGGTGACCAGTGCACCCAGTGTAACAGCCTACAGTACGCTGGCAGCCAAGGCATTTGCCGCGGAACAGCCAGAGCTGGCCTGGCGGCTGCTCGAGGAGATGCTGCAGGCGCGCAAGCTGCCCAAGTGTGAGGTGTATCTGGCGCACTTGGCGCAAAGTGCACAGCAGGTGCAGACCCTAGGTGCACAGCTGGAGCGACTGCTGTGCTTTCTGGAACGTCACGACATTGTCATCAGCGATTTGGTCGCGCAGCAGTTGTTGGCGCTGGCGCAGCGGCTGCCGCAGCAATTGCAGGCGACGACCACGCGACTGGATCGCATGGGCAAATGTGGCGCCTGCCAGCAGCACTTGCAGCATGTGGCCATCAGCGATGCACAGTTCGCCGAACTGCGCGAATCCTTTCTGGCCAAGGTGCTCATACGCAACGACGTGTTCCAAAAGTCTACGCCGCAGGAGGTGGCACGCTTCAAGCAGTATGTGGAGCAAACTGCGCCCTACGATTGCGTCATCGATGGCCTCAATGTGGCCTACTCCACGGGCAACAAGAAGCCGCCCCAGCAGCTGGCCAAACTGCTGGCCACCGTGGTGCGTTACTTCAAGGAGCGACGCAAGCGCGTGCTTGTCCTGGGTCGCCAGCACATGCGCAACTGGTCCAGGCCGGCCATGCAGTATATACAAAACAATGCCAGTGTTTTCCTCACCAACAATCT CACCCACGATGATCCGTTTCTGCTGTACGCAACGCTGCACAGCGGCCAGGATACGGACTTCTTTTCGCGGGATCTGATGCGCAGTCATGCCTTTCTGTTGGGCAGCGAACTGAAGGCCATATTCCGACGCTGGCAGCAGGAGCATCAATACTCTCTGGTCACACAAACCCAGACAGGTCAGATAATTGTCAAGGAGCCGATTAGGTATCGGTTGAGCGCCCACAAAGTGGGCAACGTTTGGCATGTGCCCTGCTGTGAGGTGTATACGGTAAATCCGTCGGAAAGCTTTGAGGTGCCAGAAAAATGGCTGTGCCTGAGCATTGCCCCAAATGTAGTATAA
- the LOC6636073 gene encoding uncharacterized protein has protein sequence MASSNVSDWDEALPTSSTEEAEEEDTDYCSPENRKKRQEENVSKLQSYVRRMAYQPALPPKARAYDVALSKPKKHTLMDNYEQFKEVYDPKLRAKRIKRMLGKYNAITTEQLEDVLKNTKKKERRKEDFLKRKQEMYYNMLSKMERQCRSQYLNVLIKKFAKFIAHLATTMRIPPQLVDPYARMQRGIFCNILLAIGVQPTSQSAIYYTSQDAIEYDVCHRLAHALLSLIIKALDTAATREPNEVPKPPADMDFKMDNYIKERLMCAAKKKIRNEQRRKRQSTFNYGAFHKCSRLDCD, from the exons ATGGCCAGCTCAAATGTATCTGATTGGGATGAGGCTCTGCCGACATCGTCTACGGAGGAGGCCGAAGAGGAGGATACAGACTACTGCAGCCCGGAGAATCGGAAGAAACGGCAGGAGGAGAATGTCTCCAAGCTGCAGTCGTATGTGCGACGCATGGCCTATCAGCCGGCGCTGCCGCCCAAGGCTCGGGCCTACGATGTTGCCCTTTCAAAGCCCAAAAAACACACGCTCATGGATAACTATGAGCAGTTCAAGGAAGTCTACGATCCCAAGCTGCGGGCCAAGCGCATCAAGCGCATGTTGGGCAAATACAATGCCATCACCACAGA GCAGCTCGAGGATGTACTGAAGAATACCAAGAAGAAGGAGCGACGCAAGGAGGATTTCCTGAAGCGCAAACAGGAGATGTACTACAACATGCTATCCAAGATGGAGCGTCAGTGCCGTTCACAATATCTCAATGTGCTGATCAAGAAGTTTGCCAAATTTATTGCACATCTGGCGACGACAATGCGCATACCGCCACAGCTGGTCGATCCCTATGCCCGGATGCAGCGCGGCATATTCTGTAACATACTGCTGGCAATTGGTGTGCAGCCGACCTCGCAGTCGGCCATCTATTATACCAGCCAGGATGCCATTGAGTATGATGTGTGCCATCGTCTGGCACATGCGCTACTCAGTCTGATCATCAAGGCGTTGGATACGGCGGCCACACGCGAACCGAATGAGGTGCCCAAGCCGCCAGCGGACATGGACTTTAAGATGGACAACTATATTAAGGAACGGCTAATGTGTGCCGCCAAAAAGAAGATCCGGAATGAGCAGCGCCGCAAGCGTCAATCCACATTCAATTATGGCGCCTTTCACAAATGCTCCCGCCTCGACTGCGATTAG
- the LOC6636074 gene encoding uncharacterized protein → MFSLFGKRKPAETPTEEAIQGPADQPTKPNVGDDFIFVERKTDADPITAPGGMIYPPMPQTAYGPMPYPPSLGGRTATGSGPNLNAPASYLQDIPFELSPQLATKDRFNGTQLQVDGILALMTRQLSVDALAEEYTFTLERSVQNDSY, encoded by the coding sequence ATGTTTTCGCTGTTTGGCAAACGCAAGCCGGCCGAGACGCCCACCGAGGAGGCCATTCAGGGCCCCGCCGATCAGCCCACCAAACCAAACGTTGGCGATGATTTCATATTTGTGGAGCGAAAAACTGACGCAGATCCCATCACAGCGCCCGGTGGCATGATATACCCGCCCATGCCCCAAACAGCGTACGGCCCAATGCCATATCCACCGTCGCTGGGTGGTCGCACAGCAACTGGCAGTGGGCCAAATCTAAACGCGCCAGCCAGTTATCTGCAGGACATTCCGTTCGAGCTGTCGCCGCAACTGGCCACCAAAGATCGCTTCAATGGCACCCAGTTGCAAGTGGACGGCATTTTAGCACTGATGACCCGTCAGCTCTCGGTGGATGCACTGGCCGAGGAGTATACATTCACCCTGGAGCGTTCAGTGCAAAATGATTCGTACTGA
- the LOC6636075 gene encoding PHD finger protein 12 isoform X1: protein MSKADQDPIGSLSIMEQIKILIKPPPNEEEKLVQRTTNTKHPYYRRPGRGHNHDLCDACEEGGNLLCCDRCPSSFHLQCHDPPLSEEDIPSGQWLCHSCRMAKVSQPACSSKASSVERVPSAGSGSRANTPSSGELESIPLKIRNLRKRSNSERNSTEKLLAKMPLAIQRALDPNRKPTPLDDVIRAASMLNPQQFSLPAELELHTQFPGNGKVQPVQPHTGTGNGHRKPNSQRRNSKPFELDAQGLVPLPAKTCFYCTRSCKRAPLISCDYCPLYYHQDCLDPPLTALPAGLWMCPNHVENFIDANMTNSISATERVRLWNRFHQPLDHENVKMEFFRRVNTRHPPFRMKLSMRARAHIEVPAIVRYHYEHPPALLPSMRQTLRYDRVKRRKQLPTAVEDISRESVTESLLKDLEALRCARAKFREIQKELGNAQLDGSISDSDTESGAEQQRGSNGVAVTPSLSSKPEAAETAECPNVNSEHKECNKPTATDQSKPNNCHVQQDRGSLEISYEEDEEECKSSSVIIDADLCHLDVDIIKKLAHQRLQQLVHEHPEIVTQYKNRTAARRLRQLSVAGAQPEGQTALQGDLAPEDMRRFSLLFTSETSSILAQKNGNGADEDPMMALHPALATAAAIAAADTAAESYVPRQRSDTEKAYELASRLELKLLQCKVRARAVLTPLGDMLEDSRWFSTLGLEQSIFMRYRTLYIGYGGHFTPSTTLAHTETVDLSAIGYCSRISPQHAIIFYDEFTKSYELINYSEFGTEVNGQLYTCDLTEYAPTHAGKRMRPDDAELKRRVDDLLDKRRHIQRQYEPKREAHASRLAPIVKPACRCQSASPVRMVPGAWEGSAVLAHGSLLRFGCLSFVFSVPSTDMMNARLASAK from the exons aTGTCAAAAGCTGACCAGGACCCAATTGGTTCGCTGAGCATAATGGAG CAAATCAAGATACTGATCAAGCCACCGCCAAACGAGGAGGAGAAGCTGGTACAGCGCACCACCAACACGAAGCACCCGTACTATAGGCGTCCTGGACGCGGCCATAACCACGATCTATGTGATGCCTGCGAGGAGGGCGGGAATTTGCTATGCTGCGACCGTTGCCCCTCCAGCTTTCACCTACAATGCCA TGATCCGCCGCTCAGCGAGGAGGATATACCCAGTGGTCAGTGGTTATGCCATAGTTGTCGCATGGCCAAGGTGTCGCAGCCAGCGTGTTCTTCCAAGGCCAGTTCCGTGGAGCGTGTACCCTCGGCGGGCAGTGGTTCGCGCGCCAATACACCATCCTCCGGTGAACTGGAGTCGATACCGCTCAAGATTCGCAACCTGCGCAAGCGGAGCAATAGTGAACGGAATAGCACCGAAAAGTTGCTGGCCAAGATGCCGTTGGCCATACAGCGCGCTCTCGATCCGAACAGAAAGCCCACACCGCTGGACGATGTAATACGTGCCGCCAGCATGCTGAATCCGCAGCAGTTCTCGCTGCCAGCCGAATTGGAGCTGCACACCCAATTCCCGGGAAATGGTAAGGTGCAGCCGGTGCAGCCGCACACGGGCACCGGCAACGGGCATCGTAAGCCCAACAGTCAGCGACGCAACTCCAAGCCGTTCGAGCTGGACGCACAGGGTCTGGTGCCATTGCCGGCCAAGACGTGCTTCTATTGCACGCGAAGCTGTAAGCGGGCGCCGCTCATTTCGTGCGACTATTGTCCGCTGTATTATCATCAGGATTGCCTGGATCCGCCGCTCACCGCACTGCCCGCCGGCCTGTGGATGTGCCCCAATCATGTAGAGAATTTTATA GATGCCAATATGACCAACAGCATTTCGGCCACGGAGCGTGTACGTTTGTGGAATCGCTTCCATCAGCCGCTCGATCATGAGAACGTCAAGATGGAGTTCTTTCGGCGCGTCAATACGCGGCATCCGCCGTTCCGGATGAAGTTGAGCATGCGCGCCCGCGCCCACATCGAGGTGCCGGCCATTGTGCGCTACCATTACGAGCATCCGCCGGCGCTGCTGCCCTCCATGCGGCAAACGTTGCGCTACGATCGAGTGAAGCGGCGCAAACAGTTGCCCACGGCCGTGGAGGATATATCCAGGGAGAGCGTAACCGAATCGCTGCTTAAGGATCTGGAGGCGTTGCGCTGTGCTCGTGCCAAGTTCCGGGAGATACAGAAAGAGCTCGGCAACGCCCAACTCGATGGCAGCATCAGCGACAGCGACACGGAGAGCGGCGCCGAGCAGCAGCGGGGCAGCAACGGTGTGGCTGTCACGCCCAGTTTGAGCTCGAAGCCGGAGGCAGCTGAAACGGCGGAGTGTCCAAATGTGAACAGTGAGCATAAAGAGTGTAACAAGCCAACGGCCACGGATCAGTCCAAGCCGAACAACTGTCATGTGCAACAGGATCGAGGCAGCCTGGAGATTAGCTACGAGGAGGACGAGGAGGAGTGCAAATCATCGAGTGTCATCATTGATGCGGATCTATGCCATCTGGATGTGGACATAATCAAGAAGCTAGCGCATCAGCGCCTGCAGCAGCTAGTCCACGAGCATCCCGAGATTGTTACCCAGTATAAGAATCGCACGGCAGCGCGACGGCTGCGACAGCTATCCGTGGCGGGCGCACAGCCGGAGGGCCAAACGGCGCTGCAGGGCGATCTGGCGCCGGAAGATATGCGTCGCTTCTCGCTGCTGTTCACCAGCGAAACGTCCTCAATACTCGCCCAGAAGAATGGCAACGGCGCCGACGAGGATCCGATGATGGCCCTGCATCCGGCGCTGGCAACAGCCGCCGCGATTGCGGCAGCCGATACGGCCGCCGAGAGCTATGTGCCGCGCCAGCGCAGCGACACCGAGAAGGCATACGAGCTGGCCTCGCggctggagctgaagctgttgcAGTGCAAGGTGCGTGCCCGGGCGGTGCTGACACCGCTCGGCGATATGCTCGAGGATAGCCGCTGGTTCAGCACACTGGGCCTGGAGCAATCAATATTTATGCGCTATCGCACACTGTACATCGGCTATGGCGGCCACTTTACGCCCTCAACAACACTGGCCCACACGGAAACGGTCGATCTGTCCGCTATCGGTTATTGTTCACGGATCTCGCCACAGCATGCGATTATATTCTACGATGAGTTCACCAAATCGTACGAGCTGATCAACTACTCGGAATTTGGCACCGAGGTCAATGGCCAGCTATACACATGCGATCTCACCGAGTATGCGCCCACACATGCCGGCAAACGGATGCGGCCCGATGATGCCGAACTGAAGCGACGCGTCGACGATCTGCTCGACAAGCGGCGGCACATACAGCGCCAGTACGAGCCAAAGCGTGAGGCGCACGCCAG caGACTGGCGCCAATTGTGAAACCCGCCTGTCGCTGCCAAAGCGCCTCGCCCGTGCGCATGGTGCCCGGCGCCTGGGAGGGCTCCGCTGTGCTGGCCCATGGCAGCCTGTTGCGTTTCGGCTGCCTCTCGTTTGTGTTCTCGGTGCCATCGACGGATATGATGAACGCGCGGCTGGCCAGTGCCAAGTGA
- the LOC6636075 gene encoding PHD finger protein 12 isoform X2, with protein MSKADQDPIGSLSIMEQIKILIKPPPNEEEKLVQRTTNTKHPYYRRPGRGHNHDLCDACEEGGNLLCCDRCPSSFHLQCHDPPLSEEDIPSGQWLCHSCRMAKVSQPACSSKASSVERVPSAGSGSRANTPSSGELESIPLKIRNLRKRSNSERNSTEKLLAKMPLAIQRALDPNRKPTPLDDVIRAASMLNPQQFSLPAELELHTQFPGNGKVQPVQPHTGTGNGHRKPNSQRRNSKPFELDAQGLVPLPAKTCFYCTRSCKRAPLISCDYCPLYYHQDCLDPPLTALPAGLWMCPNHVENFIDANMTNSISATERVRLWNRFHQPLDHENVKMEFFRRVNTRHPPFRMKLSMRARAHIEVPAIVRYHYEHPPALLPSMRQTLRYDRVKRRKQLPTAVEDISRESVTESLLKDLEALRCARAKFREIQKELGNAQLDGSISDSDTESGAEQQRGSNGVAVTPSLSSKPEAAETAECPNVNSEHKECNKPTATDQSKPNNCHVQQDRGSLEISYEEDEEECKSSSVIIDADLCHLDVDIIKKLAHQRLQQLVHEHPEIVTQYKNRTAARRLRQLSVAGAQPEGQTALQGDLAPEDMRRFSLLFTSETSSILAQKNGNGADEDPMMALHPALATAAAIAAADTAAESYVPRQRSDTEKAYELASRLELKLLQCKVRARAVLTPLGDMLEDSRWFSTLGLEQSIFMRYRTLYIGYGGHFTPSTTLAHTETVDLSAIGYCSRISPQHAIIFYDEFTKSYELINYSEFGTEVNGQLYTCDLTEYAPTHAGKRMRPDDAELKRRVDDLLDKRRHIQRQYEPKREAHARLAPIVKPACRCQSASPVRMVPGAWEGSAVLAHGSLLRFGCLSFVFSVPSTDMMNARLASAK; from the exons aTGTCAAAAGCTGACCAGGACCCAATTGGTTCGCTGAGCATAATGGAG CAAATCAAGATACTGATCAAGCCACCGCCAAACGAGGAGGAGAAGCTGGTACAGCGCACCACCAACACGAAGCACCCGTACTATAGGCGTCCTGGACGCGGCCATAACCACGATCTATGTGATGCCTGCGAGGAGGGCGGGAATTTGCTATGCTGCGACCGTTGCCCCTCCAGCTTTCACCTACAATGCCA TGATCCGCCGCTCAGCGAGGAGGATATACCCAGTGGTCAGTGGTTATGCCATAGTTGTCGCATGGCCAAGGTGTCGCAGCCAGCGTGTTCTTCCAAGGCCAGTTCCGTGGAGCGTGTACCCTCGGCGGGCAGTGGTTCGCGCGCCAATACACCATCCTCCGGTGAACTGGAGTCGATACCGCTCAAGATTCGCAACCTGCGCAAGCGGAGCAATAGTGAACGGAATAGCACCGAAAAGTTGCTGGCCAAGATGCCGTTGGCCATACAGCGCGCTCTCGATCCGAACAGAAAGCCCACACCGCTGGACGATGTAATACGTGCCGCCAGCATGCTGAATCCGCAGCAGTTCTCGCTGCCAGCCGAATTGGAGCTGCACACCCAATTCCCGGGAAATGGTAAGGTGCAGCCGGTGCAGCCGCACACGGGCACCGGCAACGGGCATCGTAAGCCCAACAGTCAGCGACGCAACTCCAAGCCGTTCGAGCTGGACGCACAGGGTCTGGTGCCATTGCCGGCCAAGACGTGCTTCTATTGCACGCGAAGCTGTAAGCGGGCGCCGCTCATTTCGTGCGACTATTGTCCGCTGTATTATCATCAGGATTGCCTGGATCCGCCGCTCACCGCACTGCCCGCCGGCCTGTGGATGTGCCCCAATCATGTAGAGAATTTTATA GATGCCAATATGACCAACAGCATTTCGGCCACGGAGCGTGTACGTTTGTGGAATCGCTTCCATCAGCCGCTCGATCATGAGAACGTCAAGATGGAGTTCTTTCGGCGCGTCAATACGCGGCATCCGCCGTTCCGGATGAAGTTGAGCATGCGCGCCCGCGCCCACATCGAGGTGCCGGCCATTGTGCGCTACCATTACGAGCATCCGCCGGCGCTGCTGCCCTCCATGCGGCAAACGTTGCGCTACGATCGAGTGAAGCGGCGCAAACAGTTGCCCACGGCCGTGGAGGATATATCCAGGGAGAGCGTAACCGAATCGCTGCTTAAGGATCTGGAGGCGTTGCGCTGTGCTCGTGCCAAGTTCCGGGAGATACAGAAAGAGCTCGGCAACGCCCAACTCGATGGCAGCATCAGCGACAGCGACACGGAGAGCGGCGCCGAGCAGCAGCGGGGCAGCAACGGTGTGGCTGTCACGCCCAGTTTGAGCTCGAAGCCGGAGGCAGCTGAAACGGCGGAGTGTCCAAATGTGAACAGTGAGCATAAAGAGTGTAACAAGCCAACGGCCACGGATCAGTCCAAGCCGAACAACTGTCATGTGCAACAGGATCGAGGCAGCCTGGAGATTAGCTACGAGGAGGACGAGGAGGAGTGCAAATCATCGAGTGTCATCATTGATGCGGATCTATGCCATCTGGATGTGGACATAATCAAGAAGCTAGCGCATCAGCGCCTGCAGCAGCTAGTCCACGAGCATCCCGAGATTGTTACCCAGTATAAGAATCGCACGGCAGCGCGACGGCTGCGACAGCTATCCGTGGCGGGCGCACAGCCGGAGGGCCAAACGGCGCTGCAGGGCGATCTGGCGCCGGAAGATATGCGTCGCTTCTCGCTGCTGTTCACCAGCGAAACGTCCTCAATACTCGCCCAGAAGAATGGCAACGGCGCCGACGAGGATCCGATGATGGCCCTGCATCCGGCGCTGGCAACAGCCGCCGCGATTGCGGCAGCCGATACGGCCGCCGAGAGCTATGTGCCGCGCCAGCGCAGCGACACCGAGAAGGCATACGAGCTGGCCTCGCggctggagctgaagctgttgcAGTGCAAGGTGCGTGCCCGGGCGGTGCTGACACCGCTCGGCGATATGCTCGAGGATAGCCGCTGGTTCAGCACACTGGGCCTGGAGCAATCAATATTTATGCGCTATCGCACACTGTACATCGGCTATGGCGGCCACTTTACGCCCTCAACAACACTGGCCCACACGGAAACGGTCGATCTGTCCGCTATCGGTTATTGTTCACGGATCTCGCCACAGCATGCGATTATATTCTACGATGAGTTCACCAAATCGTACGAGCTGATCAACTACTCGGAATTTGGCACCGAGGTCAATGGCCAGCTATACACATGCGATCTCACCGAGTATGCGCCCACACATGCCGGCAAACGGATGCGGCCCGATGATGCCGAACTGAAGCGACGCGTCGACGATCTGCTCGACAAGCGGCGGCACATACAGCGCCAGTACGAGCCAAAGCGTGAGGCGCACGCCAG ACTGGCGCCAATTGTGAAACCCGCCTGTCGCTGCCAAAGCGCCTCGCCCGTGCGCATGGTGCCCGGCGCCTGGGAGGGCTCCGCTGTGCTGGCCCATGGCAGCCTGTTGCGTTTCGGCTGCCTCTCGTTTGTGTTCTCGGTGCCATCGACGGATATGATGAACGCGCGGCTGGCCAGTGCCAAGTGA
- the LOC6636076 gene encoding zinc finger protein 628 has protein sequence MICRLCLNTLDEQNAVLLFTGADNESNSDNKPIPENYLVQLISTHLYLCLSRDDAISTSICTDCCAQLESFHNFWKLVEHKQTTLCSQFLEIDCDVNWSEEGDATAIIDYEQYPDPDPDPDLDTEAVGDDTPTVYDALVKEETEFHESYLKVDPKAAAAHKFPCMFCEKSFKMRRYLEEHVATHTGDRPIACAYCNMAFRCRSNMYTHVKTKHTTQWQKARAERESAKINSNNNVQIQRTINGDNNDKPVDALMPVPPSEPKTSTPQPTLKMNAAAAAAASASAAPPVPAAAPAPPSLPAPNVLPSSPNIVSIKCEPMEAINLTVSKTCPTPAKRVTRSSRRKTHSPKKVQHTARSASEDSSNEEFADVHEKRFKSELQTCKENELLLANYNAVAAVVAAATQQQQQRFCATIMQQHQEQLLTAMAAVSTSTSSAAAAAAAAAAVALASQSSTPAVAPATAPANVSALATPAAEPYTCSICGQQLRNQRALKNHLHNKHNTATNTTASTSASSPSLALPMCANCGELPGQNHRCLSKAKYACDVCGKSFKMKRYLEEHFATHTGVKLHTCAFCPTEFRSKSNMYHHTKRKHKLEWERSRASRTAAKSAAAEQQPEQEHEQLDDGVVTNS, from the exons ATGATTTGTCGCTTGTGCTTGAACACATTGGACGAGCAGAATGCCGTGCTGCTGTTCACTGGCGCCGACAACGagagcaacagcgacaacaagcCAATACCGGAAAACTATTTGGTTCAATTGATATCGACGCATTTATATCTCTGT CTCTCGCGCGACGATGCCATTTCGACGTCCATTTGCACGGATTGTTGTGCACAACTGGAGAGTTTCCACAATTTCTGGAAGCTGGTGGAGCACAAGCAGACAACGCTCTGCAGCCAGTTCTTAGAAATTGACTGCGATGTTAACTGGTCGGAGGAGGGCGATGCGACGGCCATCATCGATTATGAGCAGTACCCTGACCCTGACCCGGACCCGGACCTTGACACGGAGGCGGTCGGCGATGATACTCCAACAGTTTACGATGCTCTGGTCAAAGAGGAAACCGAATTTCACGAATCATACCTTAAGGTCGATCCcaaggcagcggcagcgcacAAATTTCCCTGCATGTTTTGCGAGAAATCATTCAAAATGCGCCGCTATCTCGAGGAGCATGTGGCCACGCACACCGGCGACCGGCCCATTGCGTGCGCCTACTGCAACATGGCCTTCCGCTGTCGCTCCAACATGTACACACACGTAAAGACCAAACACACGACACAGTGGCAAAAGGCGCGCGCCGAACGCGAATCGGCCAagatcaacagcaacaacaatgtgcaAATCCAAAGAACCATCAATGgtgacaacaacgacaagcCCGTTGATGCATTAATGCCTGTGCCGCCCAGCGAGCCGAAGACCAGCACACCACAGCCGACACTAAAGATGaatgcagcagcggcggcggcggcgtcggcgtcggcagcACCTCCAGTTCCAGCTGCAGCGCCCGCACCGCCGTCTTTGCCTGCGCCCAACGTGCTGCCATCGTCGCCCAACATTGTCAGCATCAAGTGTGAGCCCATGGAGGCCATCAATTTAACGGTATCCAAAACATGTCCAACGCCCGCCAAACGGGTGACACGCTCCAGCCGCCGCAAGACGCATTCGCCCAAAAAGGTGCAGCATACGGCGCGCAGCGCCAGCGAAGACAGCAGCAACGAGGAATTCGCCGATGTTCACGAGAAGCGCTTCAAGAGCGAGCTACAGACGTGCAAGGAAAACGAGCTTCTGCTGGCCAACTATAATGCCGTGGCCGCTGTTGTGGCAGCTGccacgcaacagcagcagcagcgcttcTGTGCCACAATCATGCAGCAGCATCAGGAGCAGCTGCTGACAGCCATGGCTGCGgtcagcaccagcaccagctcggcggcggcagcagctgctgctgctgctgctgtggcattAGCCAGTCAAAGCAG CACACCGGCTGTGGCGCCTGCTACCGCGCCCGCTAACGTTTCGGCATTGGCAACTCCGGCTGCTGAGCCCTACACATGTAGCATCTGTGGCCAGCAGCTGCGCAATCAGCGCGCGCTCAAAAATCACCTGCACAACAAGCACAATACGGCAACGAACACGACCGCGAGCACATCCGCGTCCAGTCCCAGCCTGGCACTGCCCATGTGTGCAAACTGCGGCGAGCTGCCCGGCCAGAATCATCGCTGCCTGAGCAAAGCCAAGTACGCCTGCGACGTTTGCGGCAAGTCATTCAAGATGAAGCGCTATCTGGAG GAACACTTTGCCACACACACTGGCGTCAAGCTGCACACCTGCGCCTTCTGTCCGACGGAGTTTCGGTCCAAGTCGAATATGTATCATCACACCAAGCGCAAGCACAAACTGGAATGGGAACGTTCACGGGCCAGCCGCACTGCGGCCAAGTCAGCTGCCGCAGAGCAGCAGCCGGAACAGGAGCACGAGCAGCTCGACGACGGAGTAGTCACAAATTCCTAA